A single region of the Nitrosomonas sp. Is79A3 genome encodes:
- a CDS encoding IS110 family transposase — protein MDNTPQIYVSVDIGCRQHSVAIGLSNGDVLDEFAIFHRPEGFKQFFERIEHHRQRHGGAVAVAMEGYNGYARPLDSLVKVRGYELYNINNLKLARFKEIFPAAAKNDRIDACKGLELFQLRDHLPLAKDVLQEIMPTPRENDMLKRLSRRRRALVDEKSRLQSRLQGDLHAVCPGLLDITKDADNLWFLRFITSVDELTKLSRLRVSTLLKIPGVGRKYADSIVAWQSHASFSHEVEWVGEMIIEDARRILALKNDIKALELRCKMLMQESQAAQLIDSIPGFAVICASELAGEIGTIDRFASERSLALYLGMANLDNSSGKFRGSKAPQHVNKRAKTAMMAAVDKHRKCVPESQRYYEKKRIEGKSHNQAIRALGRQLCRIIFRMLKQNRAYEIRKKIDENT, from the coding sequence ATGGATAATACCCCACAAATTTATGTCAGTGTTGATATAGGTTGTCGTCAGCACAGTGTAGCAATAGGCCTGTCCAATGGCGATGTGCTGGATGAGTTTGCCATTTTCCACCGCCCGGAAGGTTTTAAACAATTCTTTGAACGTATTGAACATCATCGACAACGCCATGGTGGTGCGGTAGCGGTAGCAATGGAAGGCTACAATGGCTATGCCCGCCCTTTGGACAGTCTGGTGAAAGTACGCGGTTATGAACTCTACAACATCAACAATCTGAAGCTGGCTCGCTTTAAGGAAATTTTTCCGGCTGCGGCCAAGAATGACCGCATTGATGCTTGCAAAGGCCTGGAGCTATTCCAACTGCGGGATCACCTGCCATTGGCTAAAGACGTTCTTCAGGAAATCATGCCGACACCACGGGAAAACGATATGCTCAAACGGCTGAGTCGCCGTCGTCGTGCTTTGGTGGATGAAAAGAGCCGCCTGCAAAGTCGTCTTCAGGGCGATCTTCACGCAGTGTGCCCCGGCCTGCTGGACATCACAAAAGATGCAGATAATCTTTGGTTCTTACGCTTTATCACCAGCGTTGATGAATTGACCAAGCTGTCGCGTTTACGCGTATCTACCTTGCTAAAGATTCCTGGTGTGGGCCGCAAGTACGCCGATAGTATTGTCGCATGGCAATCGCATGCGTCATTTAGTCATGAAGTGGAATGGGTCGGCGAGATGATCATTGAAGATGCCCGGCGTATCCTGGCGCTCAAAAACGACATCAAAGCATTGGAATTACGTTGCAAGATGTTAATGCAAGAATCCCAAGCTGCGCAGTTAATTGACAGTATTCCAGGGTTCGCTGTGATCTGTGCTTCAGAGTTGGCGGGCGAGATTGGCACCATTGATCGATTTGCTAGCGAACGCAGTCTGGCGCTCTATTTGGGAATGGCCAACCTTGATAACAGCTCAGGGAAGTTTCGAGGTTCAAAAGCACCGCAACATGTCAACAAACGCGCCAAAACCGCGATGATGGCCGCTGTAGACAAGCATCGAAAATGCGTACCTGAATCACAGCGTTACTATGAGAAAAAACGGATTGAGGGGAAATCACATAATCAGGCAATTCGGGCGCTTGGCCGACAGCTTTGCCGTATTATATTCAGAATGCTGAAACAAAATCGTGCCTATGAGATACGTAAAAAAATCGACGAAAACACTTGA
- a CDS encoding SEC-C domain-containing protein, giving the protein MPRTTPPADVLRQLRSEVGFGCPHPGCGNPYLEWHHFDPPYREEAHHRPEGMIALCAEHHKKADAGAYTKDQLRSFKLNRANAELVKGSFDWLRNDLLAVVGGNYYYDTPVAIEIDGNRVVWFRRDEEGYLRLNVKVLSLSPEPRASIVDNIWGEVGGPEDLRSPPGGKSLLIKYSSGDRLSVEFQEFPSAEALFARYRSDLLRNPLLKFPLTTVEVNFAVGSTELLLSPKGTTLPGNNRIIGGLSVRGGTGVSVGVGFPWRQNSAISSVPRFRRNAMCPCKSGLRYKSCHGIVR; this is encoded by the coding sequence ATGCCTCGCACAACGCCTCCTGCTGATGTGCTACGACAGCTACGCTCAGAAGTTGGTTTTGGGTGTCCCCATCCGGGCTGCGGCAATCCATACCTCGAGTGGCATCACTTTGATCCACCCTATCGGGAAGAAGCTCATCATCGGCCGGAGGGAATGATCGCGCTTTGCGCAGAGCATCACAAAAAGGCTGATGCCGGGGCCTACACCAAGGATCAGCTTCGATCATTCAAGCTCAACCGTGCCAACGCCGAACTTGTCAAAGGAAGTTTTGATTGGCTGCGGAATGATTTGTTGGCAGTTGTGGGTGGTAACTATTATTACGACACACCCGTCGCGATTGAGATTGATGGAAATCGTGTGGTGTGGTTCCGGCGGGACGAGGAAGGATATCTTCGTCTGAACGTTAAAGTTCTAAGCCTGTCGCCGGAGCCGCGCGCTTCAATAGTAGATAACATTTGGGGGGAAGTTGGAGGACCAGAAGACTTACGCTCGCCACCGGGTGGGAAATCGCTTCTGATTAAGTATTCTTCTGGTGATCGTCTCTCAGTGGAGTTTCAGGAGTTTCCATCGGCAGAAGCTCTTTTTGCACGATACCGAAGTGATCTGCTTCGGAACCCCTTGCTCAAGTTCCCGCTTACTACAGTGGAGGTTAATTTTGCTGTCGGTTCAACCGAACTTCTTCTTTCGCCTAAAGGTACGACACTTCCTGGCAACAATCGAATTATCGGTGGCCTGTCTGTCAGGGGTGGTACTGGAGTATCAGTAGGAGTCGGCTTTCCCTGGCGTCAGAATTCCGCAATTTCTTCTGTACCAAGATTCCGGCGAAACGCGATGTGTCCATGCAAGAGCGGACTACGTTATAAATCATGCCACGGAATAGTGCGGTGA
- the purL gene encoding phosphoribosylformylglycinamidine synthase — protein MLQFCGGRALSPFRLEKLLKEINTLNLQVSAVHTEYWHFCSLTRNLQDDEFGALRKLLNNDPAQESNPYPGEFFLVLPRPGTISPWSSKATDIARHCGLAAIERIERGIAFYIQCHTKLSAEDKARLAPLIHDRMTEAVFGSFDDAVKLFQHFAPKPLNTIDVMNGGIEALRQANQAMGLALSADEIEYLAYHFTQAARNPTDVELMMFAQANSEHCRHKIFNADWIVDGKPQDKSLFAMIRNTHQTHPQGTIVAYADNSSVIEGAEITRFYPGNQQVYGYAQEKTHLLMKVETHNHPTAISPFPGAATGVGGEIRDEGATGRGAKPKAGLSGFSVSNLNIPGYTQPWEYDRSNPDGQSTYGKPGRIASALQIMLEGPIGGAAFNNEFGRPNLAGYFRTFEERVAGEMRGYHKPIMLAGGIGQISDRHVHKEKFPPGTLLIQLGGPGMLIGLGGGAASSMDTGTNREALDFDSVQRGNPEMERRAQEVIDRCWQLERTGAGNPILFIHDVGAGGLSNAFPELVHDSGRGGRFNLRDIPFEESSMSPMQIWSNEAQERYVLAIKPESLALFQSICARERCPFSVVGEATADEQLLVTDQESAIPPVDMALSVLLGKPPKMTRNVVHGDRILPALDWSGTDLTEAAYRVLRLPAVADKTFLITIGDRSVGGMTARDQMVGPWQIPVADVAVTSMGYQTDLGEAFAIGEHTPLALIDPAAAARMAVGEAITNIAAAAIAEIGNIKLSANWMAATGHPGEDAGLYDAVYTVGMELCPQLGISIPVGKDSMSMKTAWEETDQKTHAKIRKEVTAPLSLIISAFSSVTDVRKTLTPQLRTDCSDSELILIDLGHGQNRLGGSALAQVFKQVGNAAPNIDGEAGAAKLKALFAAIQQLNLEHKLLAYHDRSDGGLFVTLCEMAFAGHTGVTINLDQLCFDAQCSDIDGSELRPEQLGGRFLERLLAVLFNEELGVVLQIKTAQRQEVMQVLTEAGLRDASFVIGQLNATDEIRLMRNNKPVLAEKRIDLQRAWSETTYQMQKLRDNPVCAQQEYDRILDAADPGLQVALRFDADEDIAAPYIQTGVRPRMAILREQGVNGHVEMAAAFDRAGFAAIDVHMSDIIAGRVSLKDFKGFVACGGFSYGDVLGAGEGWAKSILFNSRARSEFEAFFQRADTFALGVCNGCQMMSNLHEIIPGAEAWPRFKRNVSEQFEARFVMVEVQQSLSLFFDGMAGSRMPITVAHGEGRVEFSSAQPENAAALVTMRFVDNYGQVTENYPYNPNGSLQGITGLTTPDGRFNVLMPHPERVFRISQHSWYPNARSGSTEDGPWMRLFRNARKWVG, from the coding sequence ATGCTTCAATTTTGTGGTGGACGTGCGCTTTCTCCGTTTCGTCTGGAAAAATTACTCAAAGAAATTAATACACTGAACCTGCAAGTATCCGCGGTCCATACCGAATACTGGCATTTCTGTTCGTTAACACGAAACCTGCAGGATGATGAGTTCGGTGCGCTGAGAAAGTTACTCAACAATGATCCGGCGCAGGAGAGTAATCCGTATCCCGGCGAGTTTTTTTTAGTATTGCCGCGTCCGGGAACCATTTCTCCCTGGTCGAGTAAAGCGACGGATATTGCGCGCCACTGCGGTTTAGCAGCCATTGAGCGCATTGAACGGGGTATCGCGTTTTATATTCAATGTCATACAAAACTTTCTGCAGAGGATAAGGCACGTCTCGCCCCACTCATTCATGACCGGATGACGGAAGCCGTATTTGGTTCATTCGATGATGCGGTCAAGTTGTTTCAGCATTTTGCACCGAAGCCCCTTAACACCATTGATGTGATGAACGGCGGTATCGAAGCGCTACGGCAGGCGAACCAAGCCATGGGATTGGCGCTATCGGCGGATGAAATTGAGTATCTGGCCTATCATTTCACGCAAGCTGCGCGCAATCCCACGGATGTGGAATTGATGATGTTTGCCCAGGCGAACTCTGAACATTGTCGCCATAAAATATTTAATGCGGATTGGATTGTGGATGGCAAACCCCAAGACAAATCGCTGTTTGCGATGATCCGCAACACGCATCAAACGCATCCGCAAGGCACGATTGTGGCGTATGCCGACAATTCCAGCGTTATCGAAGGGGCGGAGATAACGCGTTTTTATCCGGGTAACCAGCAGGTTTATGGTTACGCCCAAGAAAAAACACACCTATTGATGAAAGTCGAAACGCATAACCACCCAACTGCTATTTCACCTTTTCCCGGCGCTGCTACCGGTGTCGGCGGAGAAATTCGCGATGAAGGTGCAACTGGCCGTGGCGCCAAACCGAAAGCCGGTCTGTCCGGTTTCTCGGTGTCCAATTTGAATATTCCCGGTTATACGCAACCGTGGGAATACGATCGTTCCAATCCCGATGGCCAGTCAACGTATGGCAAACCCGGCCGCATTGCTTCCGCGTTGCAGATCATGCTGGAAGGGCCGATCGGTGGCGCGGCGTTTAATAATGAATTCGGGCGGCCTAATCTGGCGGGTTATTTCCGCACCTTTGAGGAGCGCGTTGCCGGGGAGATGCGTGGTTATCACAAGCCGATCATGCTGGCCGGCGGTATCGGGCAGATTTCGGACCGGCATGTGCACAAAGAAAAATTTCCGCCCGGTACTTTGCTGATTCAATTGGGTGGGCCGGGTATGCTGATTGGATTGGGCGGTGGCGCGGCTTCCAGCATGGATACCGGTACCAATCGGGAAGCGCTGGATTTTGATTCGGTGCAACGCGGCAATCCGGAAATGGAACGGCGCGCCCAGGAAGTCATTGACCGTTGCTGGCAGTTGGAAAGAACCGGGGCAGGCAATCCGATTTTATTCATTCATGATGTCGGCGCCGGTGGCTTATCCAATGCGTTTCCGGAATTGGTCCACGATTCCGGCAGAGGCGGGCGTTTTAATTTGCGCGATATTCCCTTCGAGGAATCCAGCATGTCACCGATGCAGATCTGGAGTAACGAAGCGCAGGAACGTTATGTGCTGGCCATCAAACCGGAATCGTTAGCGCTATTTCAAAGCATCTGCGCGCGCGAGCGTTGCCCATTTTCAGTCGTGGGGGAGGCAACTGCTGATGAACAATTGCTGGTCACTGATCAGGAATCAGCAATACCGCCTGTCGATATGGCGTTGTCGGTATTGTTAGGCAAACCGCCAAAAATGACCCGCAATGTTGTTCACGGCGACAGAATACTCCCGGCACTCGATTGGTCTGGTACGGATTTGACCGAAGCCGCCTACCGGGTTTTGCGTTTGCCTGCGGTGGCCGACAAAACTTTTCTAATCACGATTGGTGATCGCAGTGTCGGCGGCATGACGGCGCGCGATCAAATGGTTGGCCCGTGGCAGATTCCGGTCGCCGACGTCGCGGTGACCAGCATGGGGTATCAGACTGATCTCGGCGAGGCATTTGCCATCGGCGAGCACACGCCGCTGGCGTTGATCGATCCCGCGGCGGCAGCGCGGATGGCGGTCGGCGAAGCGATCACCAATATCGCTGCCGCAGCGATTGCTGAGATCGGCAATATCAAGCTATCAGCCAATTGGATGGCGGCGACCGGTCATCCGGGTGAAGATGCCGGGTTATACGACGCGGTGTATACCGTCGGCATGGAATTGTGCCCGCAATTGGGAATCAGCATCCCGGTGGGGAAAGATTCGATGTCGATGAAGACCGCCTGGGAAGAGACCGATCAAAAGACGCATGCGAAGATTCGCAAAGAAGTGACCGCACCGTTATCACTGATTATTTCCGCGTTCTCCAGTGTCACCGATGTGCGCAAAACTTTGACGCCGCAATTACGCACCGATTGCAGTGACAGCGAATTGATTCTGATTGATCTGGGGCACGGGCAGAATCGTCTGGGCGGTTCAGCGCTGGCGCAAGTGTTTAAACAAGTCGGCAATGCCGCGCCGAATATCGACGGTGAAGCCGGTGCCGCCAAACTCAAGGCGCTATTTGCCGCGATCCAGCAGCTTAATCTGGAACACAAACTATTGGCTTACCATGACCGTTCCGACGGCGGTCTGTTCGTGACGCTATGCGAAATGGCGTTTGCCGGGCATACCGGAGTGACGATCAATCTGGATCAGTTGTGTTTTGACGCGCAGTGCAGTGATATCGACGGATCTGAATTGCGGCCCGAGCAATTGGGCGGTCGCTTCTTGGAACGTTTGCTTGCTGTGCTGTTTAACGAGGAATTGGGCGTCGTTTTGCAGATTAAAACCGCGCAGCGTCAGGAAGTCATGCAGGTGCTGACCGAAGCCGGGTTACGCGATGCCAGTTTTGTCATCGGACAACTGAATGCAACCGATGAAATCCGCCTGATGCGCAATAACAAACCAGTGCTGGCAGAAAAACGGATCGATTTGCAGCGCGCCTGGTCGGAAACCACGTATCAAATGCAAAAACTGCGCGACAATCCGGTTTGTGCGCAACAGGAATATGACCGCATTCTGGATGCCGCTGATCCCGGTCTGCAGGTTGCACTGCGTTTTGATGCGGATGAAGATATCGCCGCGCCGTATATTCAAACCGGTGTACGTCCCCGCATGGCGATCTTGCGTGAGCAAGGTGTGAATGGCCATGTGGAAATGGCGGCGGCGTTTGACCGGGCAGGTTTTGCTGCGATCGATGTGCACATGAGCGATATCATCGCGGGGCGTGTGTCGCTAAAAGATTTCAAAGGATTCGTCGCGTGCGGCGGATTTTCCTATGGCGATGTACTCGGTGCGGGCGAAGGCTGGGCCAAATCGATTTTATTCAATTCCCGCGCACGGTCTGAGTTTGAGGCGTTTTTCCAGCGTGCCGATACGTTTGCGCTGGGGGTTTGCAATGGCTGTCAGATGATGAGCAATTTGCATGAAATCATTCCCGGTGCTGAAGCTTGGCCGCGTTTTAAGCGCAATGTGTCGGAGCAATTTGAGGCGCGCTTTGTGATGGTGGAAGTACAGCAAAGCCTGTCGTTATTTTTTGACGGCATGGCGGGTAGCCGGATGCCGATTACCGTGGCCCACGGTGAAGGCAGGGTTGAGTTTTCTTCCGCTCAACCGGAGAATGCTGCTGCGTTAGTGACAATGCGTTTTGTGGATAATTACGGGCAAGTTACCGAGAATTATCCCTATAACCCGAATGGATCGCTTCAGGGGATAACCGGATTAACCACGCCCGATGGACGTTTTAATGTGTTGATGCCGCATCCGGAGCGGGTGTTCCGGATATCGCAACACTCCTGGTACCCCAATGCACGGTCTGGCTCGACTGAAGATGGCCCGTGGATGCGCCTGTTCAGAAATGCGCGCAAGTGGGTTGGATGA
- a CDS encoding M1 family aminopeptidase produces the protein MTGRKFIRNFLIFLFIGSVVQPACAAPVQYNEIDYDITVRIDPIARTIEGKSIITVKNPREINLVLGQAYEVTEALFNGSLLGIGREQANQPHVWKIPFNFSQQHQFEIHWRGKLAQLDDSLDHQQTLGRPVAASSETGTFLPDASGWYPRVADGLARYKVTLELPAGQRGLVAGRLIEESESAQGYRAAFEFPHPAEGIDLMAGPYGIETQTYQNINNRPIQLRTYFHPQINNLSRDYLEAVKRYLTLYEKWIGEYPYTEFSIVSSPTPTGFGMPTLTYLGINVLQLPFIRDTSLGHEVLHNWWGNGVYPDYRSGNWSEGLTTFMADYAYKEQEGSEAAREMRLGWLRDFAALQPGQDAALTAFTSRTHSASKIVGYNKAAMFFFMLRDHLGETVFNLGIQGLWAVQRFKVTSWQHLQKMFEMISGKNLQPFFTQWLERTGAPEITISEAKSAPADSGYGLSITLNQSDPAYQLRVPVTIRSQEKIEIQWLDLHQEQQTFTLTLTDKPLSVSLDPDLRLFRQLAPNEAPPILREVMVNSTTETIILSDKGEIRKIAETLASKLQQRAPKLIAASQPLSAAPTLVIGLQPEIDAWLAAKQLAPRPDEINKKGTAQAWTLARADGASLAIVSANDAASLEALIRPLPHYGRQSYIAFDGREAIEKGIWPMKVQTVMVE, from the coding sequence ATGACAGGCCGCAAATTCATCAGAAATTTCCTCATTTTTTTATTCATCGGCAGCGTTGTACAGCCTGCTTGTGCGGCCCCTGTCCAATATAACGAGATTGATTACGATATAACGGTACGGATCGACCCCATCGCCCGCACCATCGAAGGCAAAAGCATCATCACGGTTAAAAATCCCAGGGAAATTAACCTGGTTCTGGGGCAGGCATATGAAGTCACCGAAGCGCTATTTAATGGCAGCTTACTGGGCATCGGCCGTGAGCAGGCCAATCAGCCGCATGTTTGGAAGATCCCCTTTAATTTCAGTCAACAGCATCAGTTTGAGATTCATTGGCGGGGGAAATTGGCGCAACTGGACGATTCACTCGATCATCAACAAACTTTGGGTAGACCGGTTGCAGCCAGCAGTGAAACCGGTACTTTCTTACCCGATGCATCCGGCTGGTATCCACGTGTTGCAGATGGATTGGCGCGCTATAAAGTCACACTGGAATTACCTGCCGGACAGCGTGGCCTAGTGGCAGGGCGGTTAATTGAAGAGAGCGAATCGGCACAAGGCTATCGCGCTGCTTTTGAATTTCCGCATCCCGCCGAAGGAATTGATTTGATGGCCGGGCCGTATGGAATTGAAACGCAGACGTACCAAAATATCAACAACCGGCCGATCCAACTGCGCACTTATTTTCATCCGCAAATCAACAATTTGTCACGCGACTATCTGGAAGCCGTCAAACGCTATCTGACCCTGTATGAAAAATGGATAGGCGAGTATCCGTACACCGAGTTCAGCATTGTCTCGAGTCCCACGCCAACCGGTTTTGGCATGCCGACATTGACTTATCTTGGCATCAATGTGCTGCAACTGCCGTTTATCCGCGATACTTCGCTCGGCCACGAAGTGCTGCACAACTGGTGGGGCAATGGGGTTTATCCGGATTACCGAAGCGGCAACTGGTCGGAAGGGCTGACCACTTTCATGGCCGATTATGCTTACAAAGAACAGGAAGGCAGTGAAGCGGCGCGTGAAATGCGCCTGGGCTGGTTGCGTGACTTTGCCGCATTGCAACCGGGACAGGATGCCGCGCTGACCGCATTTACCTCACGCACGCATAGTGCATCGAAAATTGTCGGGTATAACAAAGCGGCGATGTTTTTCTTCATGCTGCGGGATCACTTGGGTGAGACGGTTTTCAATCTCGGCATCCAAGGATTGTGGGCTGTTCAGCGCTTCAAAGTCACTTCCTGGCAACATCTGCAGAAAATGTTTGAAATGATTTCAGGGAAAAATCTGCAACCGTTCTTTACGCAATGGCTGGAACGCACCGGCGCACCGGAAATCACCATCAGCGAAGCAAAAAGTGCTCCGGCGGATTCGGGCTATGGGTTATCGATCACACTGAACCAATCCGATCCGGCATACCAGTTACGGGTTCCAGTTACGATTCGAAGTCAGGAGAAAATAGAAATTCAATGGCTTGATTTGCACCAGGAGCAGCAAACATTCACACTGACATTGACGGATAAACCCCTATCCGTCTCACTTGATCCGGATTTGCGCTTGTTCCGTCAATTAGCGCCGAACGAAGCACCGCCTATCCTGCGTGAAGTGATGGTCAATTCCACCACCGAAACCATCATATTGTCAGACAAAGGCGAAATCCGCAAAATCGCAGAGACGCTCGCCAGTAAACTGCAACAGCGTGCACCCAAACTCATTGCAGCCAGTCAACCACTCTCCGCAGCGCCCACACTGGTCATCGGCCTGCAACCTGAGATCGATGCCTGGCTTGCCGCCAAACAACTGGCACCCAGACCGGATGAAATCAACAAAAAAGGCACCGCGCAAGCCTGGACACTGGCTCGCGCCGACGGCGCATCACTGGCCATCGTGTCCGCAAATGATGCCGCGTCACTCGAAGCACTAATACGCCCGCTTCCACATTATGGGCGGCAGAGCTATATTGCGTTTGATGGCCGGGAAGCGATAGAGAAAGGGATTTGGCCGATGAAGGTGCAGACGGTGATGGTTGAGTGA
- a CDS encoding ChaN family lipoprotein produces the protein MTNFSISRRNRILSLTALLLSLCWSNSWAAITPAKKPVPKDCVPLGNWVIPGSGPTTQQDVISRAAKASVVLLGETHVNADHHRWQLQTLVALHAVRPNMVIGFEMFPRRVQAVLDKWVAGELTEKEFLRAAEWDRVWNTDANLYLPLFHFARMNHIPMRALNIEASLRRLVSEKGFYGVSIEQREGLTRPAEPSQAYLDYLFPIYKQHDRKDKQKGEMNQDDPDFRRFISGQQLWDRAMAQVLHRALAESTGSEKPLVVGVMGAGHVLHGFGVTHQLHDLGVQNVVALLPWDSDKSCKNLVKGVADAVFGVLPNVSESFQPQFQRLGIRFEMGRGGAVVLQVEKNSIAEAAKLQDSDVILEMAGLPLKNTEDVVTIVKRQVPGTWMPLKIKRDDQEIQIIAKFPLLKH, from the coding sequence ATGACGAATTTTAGTATAAGCCGACGCAACAGAATTTTGAGCTTGACCGCATTGCTATTGAGTTTGTGCTGGAGTAATAGTTGGGCTGCCATTACACCGGCAAAAAAACCCGTGCCGAAGGATTGCGTGCCACTGGGGAATTGGGTGATTCCAGGCTCCGGCCCGACCACGCAGCAGGATGTCATCTCGCGCGCGGCGAAAGCTTCTGTGGTGCTGCTGGGTGAAACGCATGTCAATGCCGATCATCACCGCTGGCAATTGCAAACGCTGGTTGCTTTACATGCGGTGCGTCCGAATATGGTGATCGGGTTTGAAATGTTTCCGCGCCGGGTGCAGGCGGTGCTGGATAAATGGGTTGCCGGCGAGTTAACGGAAAAAGAATTTCTGCGGGCGGCGGAATGGGACCGGGTCTGGAATACCGATGCCAATCTGTATCTGCCCTTATTTCATTTTGCGCGCATGAACCATATCCCCATGCGCGCTTTGAATATTGAAGCCAGTTTGCGGCGTCTGGTGTCGGAAAAAGGTTTTTATGGCGTTTCAATAGAACAACGTGAAGGATTGACGCGCCCGGCTGAGCCAAGCCAAGCCTATTTGGATTATTTATTCCCGATTTATAAGCAGCATGATCGCAAAGATAAGCAGAAAGGGGAAATGAATCAGGATGATCCGGATTTCAGGCGCTTTATTTCCGGGCAGCAATTATGGGATCGTGCCATGGCGCAGGTCCTGCACCGGGCTTTAGCGGAATCTACCGGTTCGGAAAAACCGCTGGTTGTCGGTGTCATGGGCGCAGGCCATGTGCTGCATGGTTTTGGTGTTACCCATCAGTTGCATGACTTGGGTGTGCAGAATGTTGTTGCGTTATTGCCGTGGGACAGCGATAAATCCTGTAAAAATCTGGTGAAAGGAGTGGCAGACGCCGTGTTTGGCGTTCTGCCCAATGTTTCCGAATCTTTCCAGCCGCAATTTCAGCGGCTGGGTATCCGCTTTGAAATGGGCAGAGGCGGGGCCGTGGTGCTGCAAGTTGAGAAAAATAGCATAGCCGAGGCAGCCAAATTGCAGGATTCTGACGTGATTCTTGAGATGGCCGGTTTGCCGCTTAAAAATACCGAGGATGTTGTCACCATCGTGAAACGTCAGGTGCCGGGAACCTGGATGCCACTCAAAATAAAAAGAGATGATCAAGAAATACAAATCATCGCCAAGTTTCCATTACTCAAACATTAA
- a CDS encoding IS110 family transposase — protein MDNTPQIYVSVDIGCRQHSVAIGLSNGDVLDEFAIFHRPEGFKQFFERIEHHRQRHGGAVAVAMEGYNGYARPLDSLVKVRGYELYNINNLKLARFKEIFPAAAKNDRIDACKGLELFQLRDHLPLAKDVLQEIMPTPRENDMLKRLSRRRRALVDEKSRLQSRLQGDLHAVCPGLLDITKDADNLWFLRFITSVDELTKLSRLRVSTLLKIPGVGRKYADSIVAWQSHASFSHEVEWVGEMIIEDARRILALKNDIKALELRCKMLMQESQAAQLIDSIPGFAVICASELAGEIGTIDRFASERSLALYLGMANLDNSSGKFRGSKAPQHVNKRAKTAMMAAVDKHRKCVPESQRYYEKKRIEGKSHNQAIRALGRQLCRIIFRMLKQNRAYEIRKKIDENT, from the coding sequence ATGGATAATACCCCACAAATTTATGTCAGTGTTGATATAGGTTGTCGTCAGCACAGTGTAGCAATAGGCCTGTCCAATGGCGATGTGCTGGATGAGTTTGCCATTTTCCACCGCCCGGAAGGTTTTAAACAATTCTTTGAACGTATTGAACATCATCGACAACGCCATGGTGGTGCGGTAGCGGTAGCAATGGAAGGCTACAATGGCTATGCCCGCCCTTTGGACAGTCTGGTGAAAGTACGCGGTTATGAACTCTACAACATCAACAATCTGAAGCTGGCTCGCTTTAAGGAAATTTTTCCGGCTGCGGCCAAGAATGACCGCATTGATGCTTGCAAAGGCCTGGAGCTATTCCAACTGCGGGATCACCTGCCATTGGCTAAAGACGTTCTTCAGGAAATCATGCCGACACCACGGGAAAACGATATGCTCAAACGGCTGAGTCGCCGTCGTCGTGCTTTGGTGGATGAAAAGAGCCGCCTGCAAAGTCGTCTTCAGGGCGATCTTCACGCAGTGTGCCCCGGCCTGCTGGACATCACAAAAGATGCAGATAATCTTTGGTTCTTACGCTTTATCACCAGCGTTGATGAATTGACCAAGCTGTCGCGTTTACGCGTATCTACCTTGCTAAAGATTCCTGGTGTGGGCCGCAAGTACGCCGATAGTATTGTCGCATGGCAATCGCATGCGTCATTTAGTCATGAAGTGGAATGGGTCGGCGAGATGATCATTGAAGATGCCCGGCGTATCCTGGCGCTCAAAAACGACATCAAAGCATTGGAATTACGTTGCAAGATGTTAATGCAAGAATCCCAAGCTGCGCAGTTAATTGACAGTATTCCAGGGTTCGCTGTGATCTGTGCTTCAGAGTTGGCGGGCGAGATTGGCACCATTGATCGATTTGCTAGCGAACGCAGTCTGGCGCTCTATTTGGGAATGGCCAACCTTGATAACAGCTCAGGGAAGTTTCGAGGTTCAAAAGCACCGCAACATGTCAACAAACGCGCCAAAACCGCGATGATGGCCGCTGTAGACAAGCATCGAAAATGCGTACCTGAATCACAGCGTTACTATGAGAAAAAACGGATTGAGGGGAAATCACATAATCAGGCAATTCGGGCGCTTGGCCGACAACTTTGCCGCATTATATTCAGAATGCTGAAACAAAATCGTGCCTATGAGATACGTAAAAAAATCGACGAAAACACTTGA